One genomic segment of Streptomyces niveus includes these proteins:
- a CDS encoding flavin-containing monooxygenase yields the protein MPSDIDLTNDRPVYVIGGGPGGLAVAAALRARGVRAVVLEKSEAVGASWRGHYDRLHLHTTRKLSALPGLPMPRSFGRWVSRDHMVRYLEKYAEFHGLEIVTGVEVTGIDRSADGESWLLRATGGRELTGSAVVVATGFNHTPRLPSWPGAESYEGELLHAGTYRNPGPYAGKDVLVVGAGNTGAEIAVDLVEGGAARVRLAIRTVPHIVRRSTAGWPAQRTGILVRRLPTRLVDRAGEIMCRIAVPDLAERGLPRPDTGLYSRVREGAIPVQDVGLIAAVRKGRVEPVAAVESFEDSKVVLADGSRISPEVVIAATGYSRALEGLVGHLGVLDERGRPVVRGARTSDRAPDLYFAGFTNPISGMLRELSMDAERIAKAVGTKALKAKTRKAKSVKAR from the coding sequence ATGCCCAGCGACATCGACCTCACCAACGACCGCCCCGTGTACGTCATCGGCGGCGGCCCTGGCGGTCTCGCCGTCGCCGCCGCCCTGCGCGCGCGGGGTGTACGAGCCGTGGTGCTGGAGAAGTCCGAGGCCGTCGGGGCCTCTTGGCGCGGTCACTACGACCGGCTCCATCTGCACACCACCCGCAAGCTGTCCGCGCTGCCGGGCCTCCCGATGCCGCGGTCCTTCGGTCGCTGGGTCTCGCGGGACCACATGGTGCGCTATCTGGAGAAGTACGCGGAGTTCCACGGCCTGGAGATCGTGACCGGCGTCGAGGTCACCGGCATCGACCGCTCGGCGGACGGCGAGAGCTGGCTGCTGCGCGCGACCGGCGGCCGTGAGCTGACCGGGAGCGCCGTCGTCGTCGCCACCGGCTTCAACCACACGCCGCGGCTGCCCTCGTGGCCGGGCGCGGAGTCGTACGAGGGTGAACTGCTGCACGCGGGGACGTACCGCAACCCCGGTCCGTACGCGGGCAAGGACGTCCTGGTCGTCGGCGCCGGCAACACGGGCGCGGAGATAGCGGTCGACCTGGTGGAGGGCGGCGCGGCGCGGGTGCGTCTCGCGATCCGTACCGTCCCGCACATCGTGCGCCGCTCCACGGCGGGCTGGCCGGCGCAGCGCACCGGCATCCTGGTCCGGCGGCTGCCGACGCGGCTGGTGGACCGGGCCGGCGAGATCATGTGCCGGATCGCGGTGCCCGATCTCGCGGAGCGGGGTCTGCCGCGCCCCGACACCGGGCTGTACTCACGGGTGCGCGAGGGCGCGATCCCGGTGCAGGACGTGGGGCTGATCGCAGCGGTGCGCAAGGGGCGGGTGGAACCGGTCGCGGCGGTCGAGTCGTTCGAGGACAGCAAGGTGGTGCTGGCGGACGGTTCGCGGATCTCGCCCGAGGTGGTGATCGCGGCGACCGGCTACAGCCGGGCGCTGGAGGGTCTGGTGGGGCACCTCGGCGTGCTGGACGAGCGGGGGCGCCCGGTGGTGCGCGGGGCGCGCACGTCCGACCGGGCGCCGGATCTGTACTTCGCGGGCTTCACGAATCCGATCAGCGGGATGCTGCGCGAACTGTCGATGGACGCGGAGCGGATCGCGAAGGCGGTCGGGACGAAGGCGCTCAAGGCGAAGACGCGCAAGGCCAAGAGCGTCAAGGCGCGCTGA
- a CDS encoding RidA family protein → MAITLVNPTGLPEIDVYRQVSVATGSKLVFIAGQVAWDADGVTVGEGDLAAQVERCYLNIATALAGVGATFDDVAKLTVYVVDWTPDKMPLFLDGLARAAAKLGVTPVPPGTLLGVAALDVPEHLVEIEATAVID, encoded by the coding sequence ATGGCCATCACCCTCGTCAACCCGACCGGACTTCCGGAGATCGACGTCTACCGGCAGGTGTCGGTCGCGACCGGATCGAAGCTGGTCTTCATCGCCGGGCAGGTCGCCTGGGACGCGGACGGCGTCACCGTGGGCGAAGGCGACCTCGCCGCCCAGGTCGAGCGGTGCTACCTCAACATCGCCACCGCCCTGGCCGGGGTCGGCGCCACCTTCGACGACGTCGCGAAACTGACCGTTTACGTCGTCGACTGGACCCCCGACAAGATGCCGCTGTTCCTGGACGGGCTCGCCCGCGCGGCGGCGAAGCTGGGGGTCACCCCCGTACCGCCGGGCACGCTGCTCGGCGTCGCGGCACTGGACGTACCCGAGCATCTGGTCGAGATCGAGGCCACCGCGGTCATCGACTGA
- a CDS encoding winged helix-turn-helix transcriptional regulator, translating into MVTKQFSGLPEDADLRRADSLAREIFSDVANKWALLIIEALGERTLRFGEIRDEVEGISHKMLTQNLRMLERNGLVERNVHPTVPPKVEYTLTGPGRGLRETVDLMCDWTQRHLRHIETSRDRFRP; encoded by the coding sequence ATGGTGACCAAGCAGTTCAGCGGCCTGCCCGAGGACGCGGATCTCAGGCGCGCGGACTCGCTGGCGCGGGAGATCTTCTCCGACGTCGCCAACAAGTGGGCGCTGCTGATCATCGAGGCGCTGGGGGAGCGCACCCTGCGCTTCGGGGAGATACGGGACGAGGTCGAGGGCATCAGCCACAAGATGCTGACCCAGAACCTGCGGATGCTGGAACGCAACGGTCTGGTCGAGCGGAACGTGCATCCCACGGTGCCGCCGAAGGTCGAGTACACCCTCACCGGACCGGGCCGGGGTCTGCGCGAGACGGTCGACCTGATGTGCGACTGGACCCAGCGCCATCTGCGCCACATCGAGACCTCCCGCGACCGCTTCCGCCCTTGA
- a CDS encoding pyridoxine/pyridoxamine 5'-phosphate oxidase, whose translation MSDDEADERQAFRAALPRLRVWDTELPAFDPATAPEAPLTLFHRWFVEAVTAGQSEPHAMTLATADADGRPDVRTLLLHDADERGWHFASHATSAKGRQLAGRPWAALGFYWPARGRQIRVRGAVSAAGPVESRADLGVRSTGALASALTGRQSEVLGSTEELARASEAAWERALAEPQAPVPTWTRYVLDADEVEFFQGDARRRHVRLRYRRTATGPATIGADWSRELLWP comes from the coding sequence ATGAGCGACGACGAGGCCGATGAGCGGCAGGCGTTCCGCGCGGCACTGCCGCGGTTGCGGGTCTGGGACACGGAACTGCCCGCCTTCGATCCGGCCACCGCGCCCGAAGCGCCGCTGACGCTGTTCCACCGGTGGTTCGTCGAGGCGGTGACGGCCGGGCAGAGCGAGCCGCACGCCATGACGCTCGCGACCGCCGACGCCGACGGGCGGCCCGACGTACGCACCCTGCTGCTGCACGACGCCGATGAGCGCGGCTGGCACTTCGCCTCGCACGCGACCAGCGCGAAGGGCCGTCAGCTGGCCGGCCGGCCGTGGGCCGCGCTCGGCTTCTACTGGCCGGCGCGGGGGCGGCAGATCCGGGTGCGCGGCGCGGTGAGCGCCGCCGGGCCGGTGGAGAGCCGGGCCGATCTGGGCGTCCGGTCCACCGGCGCGCTGGCCTCGGCGCTCACCGGTCGGCAGAGTGAAGTGCTCGGCTCCACCGAGGAGTTGGCGCGTGCGTCCGAGGCGGCGTGGGAGCGGGCGCTGGCCGAGCCGCAGGCGCCGGTCCCGACCTGGACGCGGTATGTGCTGGACGCGGACGAGGTCGAGTTCTTCCAGGGCGACGCGCGACGCCGCCATGTCCGGCTGCGCTACCGCCGTACGGCCACGGGCCCGGCCACGATCGGCGCCGACTGGTCCCGCGAGCTGCTCTGGCCCTAA
- a CDS encoding TetR/AcrR family transcriptional regulator — MRQNLARRSALVDAAIEVLASDGARGLTFRAVDAEAAVPKGTASNYFTSRDELLNQVGHRIYERLIPDEATAAGLFAGPNTRERTAELVRLVVERVTAFRTGFLALLELRLEATRRPELRAVLTARVAEDVEANVEGHLASGLPGDADAVKMLYLATNWLVVERLTLPGVFSEEEAARLIGEMVERVLPSGP; from the coding sequence ATGCGACAGAACCTGGCCCGGCGCTCCGCGCTTGTCGACGCCGCCATCGAAGTGCTCGCGAGCGACGGTGCCCGCGGTCTGACCTTCCGGGCCGTCGACGCCGAGGCGGCCGTGCCCAAGGGCACGGCGTCCAACTACTTCACCAGCCGTGACGAGCTGCTCAACCAGGTGGGCCACCGGATCTACGAGCGGCTGATCCCGGACGAGGCCACCGCAGCCGGTCTCTTCGCCGGGCCCAACACCCGCGAGCGGACGGCGGAGTTGGTACGGCTGGTGGTGGAGCGCGTCACCGCGTTCCGGACCGGCTTCCTCGCGCTGCTCGAACTGCGCCTGGAGGCCACCCGGCGCCCCGAGCTGCGCGCCGTACTGACCGCCCGCGTCGCCGAGGACGTCGAGGCGAACGTCGAGGGGCATCTGGCGTCCGGGCTGCCCGGTGACGCCGACGCCGTCAAGATGCTCTATCTGGCCACCAACTGGCTGGTGGTCGAGCGGCTCACGCTGCCCGGTGTCTTCTCGGAGGAGGAGGCCGCGCGGCTGATCGGCGAGATGGTGGAGCGTGTACTGCCGTCCGGTCCGTGA